ACATCGCCCGGATGCACGTCTTCTAAGAAAACAGGTCCTGTGATGGGATTCATAATCGACATATCGACATTTTCAAGTACATCTGTCGTTTTTCTTATCTGTCCATTGAACGCATCCTGCGTCTCAAACAGAAGATGCGCCGGAAGCGTTGCCCTTTCCACCGGTGTCTCCGCTTTATCAAATGCATACGCATGATGCTCTTTTCCTATTTTTGTCATTTATATTCTACTCCTTTTTTCTTCTCCTGTCTGCGCAGGCATCCACATATTTCCTACTCTCTGACTAACGGAAATGTCATACAGTGAGGTCCGCCGCCCGCTTTTAAAATCTCGGTGATGTCAAGTTCCACGACCTCCATGCCATGCTGCTCTAGCTGGCGGTTCACTTTTGTATTCTGGCTTAAAGACATGACACGATGATTTCCGAGTGCCTGCAGGTTACATCCATGCCGGAAAATTGCTTCTTCCTCCACCTTGATTAATTCAATTTCGTGTGCTTTTAACCAGCCGCGGAACTCCTCCGGCAGCCCTTCTTCATAGGTGACCGCAAGATGGTCGTCCACCAGATTAAACATCATATCCAGATGCAGATATGCCGGATTCGACGGCACTCCGATGACTTCATAGCCGAAAGGTGCTAACTGCTCTCTGATTTCTCTTACTCCTGTTTCGTTCGTGCGGTCCAACATTCCAACTGCAATTGTTTTTTCATTTAAAAACATGAAGTCGCCGCCCTCAAAAAGTCCTTCTTTCACTTCCGCAATCTTTGGCACTCCAAGCTCTGCCATTTTTGCTTCATAATCGGTATGTTCTTTGTAGCGCAGTGGCAGCCGGAAATTGCCAAGAATATAACCTTCTTTCACACATCCACCGAAATCTCTTGCGAAAACACCGTTTGGTCTTCCCGCATCTGCCGGAAGAATCTCGACTTCCACTCCGTTCTCGCGGTAAGCCTTCACGAATGCCTCGTGCTCTGCCATCATTTTTTCGACATTTAACTCATAGTCCCATTTTTTTGCAATCTCGTTGATTTTTGCTGCTTTTAAATAATAAGGTGTGGAAATTAAAACTTTCTTTAACACACCTGTTCCATTCTTTACATACATCTCTCGTTCCTCCTGTATTCAAAATATGCTTCTGCATTGACCACCTGACGACTTGTTACTTTAAAAACTCATCCACTGCCTCAATAATCAGCTCCGGCAGCACCTCAAACGAATACGGCAGATAGAGCCGCTCCGTCCACTTGTGTGCATCTTTTCCATATACCCCGAAATTGACCGCCGGAATGTTTAATCTCTTTATCTTTTTCAGCGGAATCGGATACAAGGTATCGTATGCCGGGAAATTTTTCATCAGGCACTCGATAGATGCTTCGTCGTCATCAATCTTTAAATAACTGCTGTCGGATAGACTTGGAAAAAACTGTTTCACCTCGTAAGTCTCCCCGGTCTTTTCGCCTACACGCTCCGCAAGCTTCACAAGGTGCTCCTTCAGCGCCCACTCTTTTTCATCCTCTTTTTTCAATGTGTTGTGCGGGCAGTATGGCGGGGCAAAATAGAGCACGACAACCGGCTGTTTGAACCCGATTTTATTTAAAAGATGACGAATCAGCGCAATCCCTATCTCACGCTGGTCTGTCCCCTTTTCCACTTCTGTTTCCAGAATATGCTGCAATTCCCCATCCGCTTTTGCATGTGCAAGCAATTCTTCGTACGTCATAATCTTCGGCTCATAATCGACATCCTGATAAAGGTCGCCGGAACACGCACAATACCTGCGGTCCTGCTCTTTTCTATATTTCTCTGTCTCCGAAAAAGCCTCCGCAGCCGCCTTTTTCAACGCTTTCACAATCTCCTCCACGGAACGATTGTGCACAAACAAATTGAAATAAACCAATGCGTCATATGCGGTCTGCACA
This genomic window from Roseburia sp. 831b contains:
- a CDS encoding dimethylarginine dimethylaminohydrolase family protein, whose translation is MYVKNGTGVLKKVLISTPYYLKAAKINEIAKKWDYELNVEKMMAEHEAFVKAYRENGVEVEILPADAGRPNGVFARDFGGCVKEGYILGNFRLPLRYKEHTDYEAKMAELGVPKIAEVKEGLFEGGDFMFLNEKTIAVGMLDRTNETGVREIREQLAPFGYEVIGVPSNPAYLHLDMMFNLVDDHLAVTYEEGLPEEFRGWLKAHEIELIKVEEEAIFRHGCNLQALGNHRVMSLSQNTKVNRQLEQHGMEVVELDITEILKAGGGPHCMTFPLVRE